From Candidatus Manganitrophus noduliformans, one genomic window encodes:
- the nikR gene encoding nickel-responsive transcriptional regulator NikR, translating into MSNVVRFGVSIHESLLKQFDQYIEEKRYTNRSEALRDLIRDHLVEQEWDENKETVGTITIVYDHGVHELMEKLTDLQHHYSSLIRSTLHIHLDQHRCLEVLVVRGRSGEIKRIADSLIATKGVKHGKLTATTTGKDLK; encoded by the coding sequence ATGTCAAATGTCGTTCGGTTTGGTGTTTCTATCCACGAGAGTCTTCTCAAACAGTTCGATCAGTATATAGAAGAAAAAAGATATACCAATCGCTCTGAAGCTTTGCGCGATCTGATACGGGACCATCTGGTCGAACAGGAGTGGGATGAAAATAAAGAAACCGTCGGAACGATTACGATTGTCTATGATCACGGAGTCCATGAGCTGATGGAGAAGCTGACCGACCTGCAGCACCATTATTCCTCACTGATCCGCTCCACCCTCCATATTCATCTGGACCAGCATCGCTGCCTGGAGGTATTGGTCGTACGCGGCCGGAGCGGTGAGATCAAGAGAATTGCCGATTCGCTCATCGCAACAAAAGGGGTAAAGCATGGAAAACTGACTGCGACCACGACCGGTAAAGACTTAAAATAA
- a CDS encoding TolC family protein, whose translation MRLKLLIILIFILFFLGPHAGATRAEESPPKPRPLGSDLPAFLARAPRQETPDSLGDAAATRESTGTVTLRQALALALMQNPELRAFSWEVRAREAATLQAGLLHNPTIGADLQDLGVSASPDSVPQPQGTLQLSQIIELGGKRTKRREAVALSRDLAWWDYETKRIELFTQVTQAFVDLLRGQQQQELTEETVRLAEETARVVSERVRAGEVSPIEEIRANVALASAGIERDRAGKELEAARKQLAATWGSAIPQFEKAEGILDAISPIPSLTQLAERLSQNSDLARWATEIAQRRAAVDLEQSRAVPDLTLMGGVRRYESTGDNVFIIGLSLPLPLFNRNQGGIQEARDRLEKGEEERRAAEMRVATALSEAYRALSTAHIEATSLKEKVLPGAAQAFEAVNEGYRLGKFGLLDVLDAQRTLFGSRAQHLRALADYHQAVAEVERLIGEPLDVTGGRP comes from the coding sequence ATGCGTTTAAAATTACTCATCATCTTAATCTTTATCCTCTTCTTCCTCGGACCGCACGCAGGCGCGACCCGTGCTGAGGAATCGCCCCCGAAGCCGCGTCCTCTAGGGAGCGACCTCCCGGCTTTCCTCGCCCGCGCGCCCCGCCAGGAAACGCCCGATAGCCTGGGGGATGCGGCGGCCACCAGAGAGTCGACCGGAACCGTCACTTTACGGCAGGCGCTCGCGTTGGCGCTGATGCAAAACCCGGAGCTTCGGGCCTTCTCCTGGGAAGTCCGCGCGCGAGAAGCGGCGACCCTCCAGGCAGGGCTTCTCCACAACCCGACGATCGGCGCCGACCTGCAGGATCTTGGGGTTTCAGCTTCCCCCGACAGTGTCCCTCAACCCCAGGGTACTTTACAACTTAGCCAGATCATCGAGCTGGGAGGAAAGCGGACGAAGCGGCGCGAGGCCGTGGCGCTTTCGCGCGACCTTGCCTGGTGGGACTACGAAACCAAACGGATCGAGCTCTTCACACAGGTCACCCAGGCGTTTGTCGATCTGTTGCGAGGACAGCAGCAGCAGGAGTTGACGGAAGAAACGGTCCGGCTTGCCGAAGAGACGGCCCGCGTCGTCTCCGAACGGGTCCGGGCGGGAGAGGTGTCGCCGATCGAGGAGATCCGGGCGAACGTCGCGCTGGCCTCGGCGGGGATCGAACGCGATCGGGCCGGGAAGGAATTGGAGGCCGCCCGAAAACAATTGGCGGCCACCTGGGGAAGTGCGATCCCCCAATTTGAAAAAGCGGAAGGAATACTAGACGCCATCTCTCCGATTCCCTCTCTTACGCAACTGGCCGAACGCCTTTCTCAGAATTCGGATCTCGCCCGCTGGGCGACCGAAATCGCCCAGCGCCGGGCCGCCGTCGATCTGGAGCAATCGCGGGCCGTTCCCGATCTGACCCTGATGGGCGGAGTCCGGCGGTACGAATCGACGGGAGATAACGTCTTCATCATCGGCCTCTCTCTCCCCCTGCCGCTCTTCAACCGGAATCAGGGTGGGATCCAGGAGGCGCGCGACCGGCTGGAAAAGGGGGAAGAAGAGCGGCGGGCCGCGGAGATGCGGGTCGCGACCGCGCTCTCCGAGGCCTACCGGGCCCTCTCGACCGCGCATATCGAGGCGACCTCTCTTAAGGAGAAAGTTCTCCCCGGCGCGGCGCAGGCCTTCGAGGCGGTGAACGAAGGATACCGCCTCGGAAAGTTCGGCTTATTGGATGTGTTAGACGCGCAGCGGACGCTGTTCGGTTCGCGGGCGCAGCATCTGCGCGCCCTGGCCGACTATCACCAGGCCGTAGCAGAGGTCGAACGGCTGATCGGGGAGCCTTTGGACGTTACTGGTGGCCGCCCCTAG